CCAATTATTTCGCGGCGATAATTAGTACCTAATTCATCGAACATGAAATATTTTTTCATTTTTGAAAGATCCTCCGTATTGTCGTCTTCAATACCGAAAACAAAAAAGACACGCTGACTACTCTACTAGTCGCATGTCTACGATACATTTCAGCACTCATAATGTGTGAAATAAATTAGTTACTATACATTCGTATAAAACTAAAATCGTAGTCAAGTTATTTACGGTAACTTGGTAGAAACTCACGGGCCTTATCCCCGACATTATACGACGACTTATTTAATTTACAATCGTAATATATCATTTCGTTTTTTAGATTTCAACCCCATTTCCGAACATTTCTTATAAAAAAAATACGAAAGTTCGTATAAAATACGGAATTAATGTTCAGTTTTTGGAAAAAACACAGAAAAATAAAGAAAAAGAACTCTTTTTCTATGAGTTCTTTTTAGCGTTAGCACTAAAGTGCAAAGAGCATCGCAATACAATTATTAAAGATATGGAGGGTAATTGAATACACGATATTAAAATTTGATTTGTAATAAATCACCCCAAAGATGAGCCCAGAGTAAAAGTAAGGTATCACTTGAACAATTTCTGAAAAGCTATGTACATGTAAAAGGCCAAATAAGAAACTCGAAATTCCAATCGAGAAATATACCCCTATCTTTGTCTTTAACTTTTTCAGGATGATTTCCCTAAATATTATCTCCTCATTCACCGGCCCCAGCAAAACGACTGGAAACAAAAAGATAAATAGCATCATACCTTGCGCTATCTGCAAAACATGGTTGACGCTAGATTGATTTGACGAGTTAGCAAAGGAATCAACCAATGGATCTATAAACATTACACCTAGATATAGTAACAACAATCCAACAATAAACAATTGAATAAATTTTAAAGGTTTGTTTCGAATATCTTTCAAACCAAGAATTATTTGGCTATGTAATGATATAAAGGCTATGATGCAAACCATTCCATGTGCAAGACAAAATAGCATTAAGAAAGTATTTAGTTCAGTCTGATTAGCGGGCGAATTAAAAAGCTTTGGCAATACAAGCACCAGTGATATGTAACTAAATAAAATCACGCTATACTTATATTTTCGTAACATCATAACCATTCCTTTCAATTTTTTCACTACTCATTACTACACAAACAATTATAGTTTTTAGACGATTTTATTGTAATAACATGCTATTTAGGATGCAATTCATTTGATAGTAAGCTAATCGTTTGAAATTCCTTACATAAATAAGAACCCCCCTATAGCCTAAAAGCTAAAGGGGGTTCTTATACTTTTGTGCTTTACTTCCCTACTCGACTCTGCAACGACTGAATCTTTTTTCCTAACTTTTGTTGCCAATCTAACGCTAATGCATCCACCGCTTGAATGTTCTTCATCGCACCTACATCATTGTTTTTATAATAGACTTCGTTGCAATATAAAACAGATATACCCGCAGGATGTCTTTCAATCAATTCAATCGTTGAATCTGCACTGATTGTTCCCTCGATTAGCACACGTGCAAGGTAGCCCGTATATCCCGTTTCAATTAAACGTTTGAGCAATATATCTGCCTTTGCATATCTATCAATCGTGCTACACGGAATACGCCCTTGCGTAATTTGAATAACAGCATTTCCAATTTTATAAGTATCTCCTATACAAACATCCGCTTCCAACATGTTCGTTACCGTTAAATTCTCACCGAATGTTGCAGTCGGCAATTTTTTTCCTAGTTCTTGTTCCCATTGTATGTAATGCTCTGCAGGATATAAACAAACAGCACGATCAGGTCCACCATGATGTTTTTTATCTGCTACATCATCTCCCTCAAATCCACTCTTTCCCAAATAAACTTCTTGTACTTCTTGTTTTTCAATTCCTGTTATCATTGATCGCCCGTTGCTATAGTTCAATTCTTTTGGCATACCGACAGCTAATGTGTGAATCGTCGCAATACTTTTCTCCATTTTCATCCCCCTCAATTAAAAGCCAACGTCATTTCATAAACTTAGTTTACTACATCCAACACTTTTCCAGCAATTCCACTCTTTCTACAATGGTTTATGGTCTGTCTCCATGTTACACCCGTCATTCCCACGCAACAAAAAAAGCCCTAAACCCCTGTGTTATCAGGGCATTTAGGACTCTTGCTATTTGCGATTATTCCCACTCAATTGTTGCTGGTGGCTTCGATGTAATATCATACAGCACGCGGTTTACGTGTTTTACTTCGTTTACTAAACGTACAGAGATTTTCTCTAGTACGTCCCAAGGGATACGTGCCCAGTCAGAAGTCATACCGTCGATAGACGTTACAGCACGGATACCGATTGCGTAGTCATACGTACGAGCATCGCCCATTACACCTACTGAACGAATATCAGGTAATACCGTGAAGTATTGCCAAATGTCACGATCAAGACCAGCTTTTGCGATTTCTTCACGTAAGATGAAATCAGATTCACGAACAATTTCAAGTTTTTCTTCTGTTACTTCACCAAGTACACGAATACCTAAACCAGGACCTGGGAATGGTTGACGCCAAACAATTTTTTCATCTAGACCAAGTTCTAAGCCAAGTGCACGAACTTCGTCTTTGAATAATGTTTTTAATGGTTCAATTAATTTGAACTGCATGTCTTCTGGAAGACCGCCTACATTATGGTGAGATTTGATTGTTTGCGCAGTCGACGTACCAGATTCAATAATGTCTGTGTATAACGTTCCTTGTGCAAGGAAATCCATACCTTCTAATTTTGAAGCTTCTTCATCGAATACGTAAATAAATTCGTTACCGATAATTTTACGTTTTTTCTCTGGATCAGATACACCCGCAAGTTTGTCCATGAAGCGTTGACGTGCATCGATTTTAATTAGGTTCATATCGAAATCTTCTGTGAAAGTTTTCATCACCTGTTCAACTTCACCTTTACGGTTTAAGTTGTGGTCTACGAACATACAAGTCAATTGGTCACCGATTGCTTTATGAATAAGCACTGCAACAACAGAAGAGTCTACCCCACCTGAAAGTGCACATAATACTTTTTTATCGCCAACGATTTCGCGAATTTTAGCAATTTCGATTTCGATAAAGTTTGCCATTGACCAATCGCCTTTAGCGCCACAAATATCGAATACGAATTGACGTAGTAAATCATTACCATATACAGAGTGACGAACTTCTGGGTGGAATTGTACTGCATATAGTTTACGTTCTGCGTTTGCCATAGCAGCGATTGGACAAGATGCACTTGTTGCAATGATTTCAAAGCCAGCAGGTACTTCTGTTACGTGGTCGCCATGACTCATCCAGACGATTTGTTCTGTTGGTAAATCACCGAATAATTTATTAGCAGCCGTTACTTGAACTTCCGCTTTACCGTATTCACGTGTTTCAGCGCCTTCTACTTTACCGCCTTGCGTATGCGCCATTAATTGCATACCATAGCAAATACCTAGGATTGGTAAACCTAATTCGAAAATAGCTGGATCTACATGGAATGCATTGTCATCATAAACAGAGTTAGGACCACCTGAAAAGATAATACCTGCTGCATTCATGTCTTTAATTTCATCTGCTGTAATCGTATGTGGGTGTAATTCACTGAAAACACCAAATTCACGGATACGACGCGTAATTAATTGGTTAAATTGGCTACCGAAGTCTAGAACGACGATTTTTTCTTGCTCTTTTAATAAAGGGCTTGCTGACAATATTTCCACCTCTTCTTCTATTTTTAAAGGACGTTTTCATATGTTCAAAGAAAAACGCGTATGAAAGTAAAAAAAACTTCCTACGCGTCCATAAGCTCTTGATATATAAAGGGGAATGCGTAACAAAGAAAAGTGATGTATAAAACTTCTCACCTAGCCAAAACATTCACCTTCATAGAGAAATCATTTACGGTGATTTCGTAGAAACATCCGAACCCTATTTTCGAACTTATATGAAAGCCATCCTAATCATATATAATTTTTTTCATTTTACTCTTTGTACCCATTAAAATCAACCGATTGTGCGATTGATTAAATATTCCCAACTTTCCCGCAGTTTAACGAAGTCAACATCTTGTGCATTCTTGCCATAAATATGTTGCTCGTATACGGCCGTTAACTTTTGCATCTCTTCTGTCTCTAACGATGCATCTACCCGTTCAGCAAACGCTCGCAATGTTTCGCCATGTTTTCGTTTTAAACCAATGCGCCCTAACTGCTTCGTTAATGCTTGATAGGAAGCATCAAAACTTGACCAATCCGCTTCTTTTTTGCGATAGACACGCACCTGCATTTTAGGAATCCATGTTTTTCGTTGTACAAATAAAGCCACACCAATAATAATGAGTAAAGCCATTAGCGTGAACCAAACATATTTTAACGATTTCACCCAAGCCCATACACGGTCTAAGCTAAAAGCTGAATTGTTAGCTGTTTGCTCTGTTGGTTGCTCTTTCTTTTGCTGTTGCGCTGGTTTTTCTTCTGGTTGTAGTACTTCTTCTTGCTGAGGTTGATTTTGCTGTAAATCATAATCAATATTCACTGTACCAGAAAAGCCAATTGTCGGTTCAAACTCTATCCACCCTGTGCCTGGAACATATGCCTCTACCCAAGAGTGGGCATTGTCATTCGTCACTTTATATTCACGCAGACCATTTGATAACGCCCCTGCATCACCTGGTGCAAAACCTTTCACCCAGCGAGCGGGAATGCCGATAGAACGGAGCATAACAACCATGGATGTAGAAAAGTTATCACAGTAACCTACTTTTGTATCGAATAAAAATTGATCTACATAATCTTGTTTTTCAGCAGGAATAGCTGCTGCTTTTTTATCGTATCTATAGTTTCCCTTTGAAAAATAGCCTTCCACTGCCTTTATTTTTTCGTATACAGAGGCTTTATCACGCGTTATATCGAGCGTTAAATCTTGTACACGCTGTGGAAGTGTGTCAGGTAATTGTAAAAAACGATTATAAGAAGGATCTAATGTTTCTAACATAGCTGGTTCAGACATTTGAAGCTGTTGCAAACTATAGTTTGGCTCACTATAAGTGATCGTATAATTAGACAGTAATTTATTACTACCATTATCCGTCGTCACCAATTCGCCACTCGGTTGTTTTGTTACTATTTTTTCGGTTTGTCCATCTTGAATATACAAGGTAGGGTCCTCTGCCGAAACGGATAACATGCCATATGTTTGAATTAAAAATGGCATAGGGACAGCCATATCCATTTGAATTTGCCGCTCATTTTCTCGTGGCCCAACCTGTAAGGATGTATAAATTGGGGTATCGTTTTCAAAAACAGCTTCCCCCATATATTCACCTGATAACACCCAGCCTTTCGATGTATACGTATCTTTAGTATCAATACGCCAATAATGGCGATCACGTGAGGTTGCCGTAAAAATTAATGTATTATCTCCTTTATACGGCCCACCTAACCTACTGTCATCATCACTATAGCCAACTGTTCTTTGTCCATCTCCTACACCATCTTGCCCTGTAACGCTTTTGATAAACGGTACTGGATCAGCCCATGTAGGTCCTGCTTTTGGTAAATAGAATGCCACCATACTGACAAGTGCCACCGAAATAAGCATTGGTAAAACAATTTTCCACTTTCTAAGCATATCACTCGGTGCATCGAGCTGAAGTCTTAAACGTTTTAAAAAAAGTACACCCGTCATAATTAGACCAAGCACAATTACTTTAATAATAGCTAGCTTTCCATTATATTCGCTAAACGTATCAAGTGTCGCGATGAAAAATACGGTTAGTACGAAGAAGTAGAAAATATTATGATGCACTGTAATCCAGTGGTGAATTAAATAGATTAACATCCAAATCAACGCTAAAAACAATACTGTTCTAAATGCATCTGATACTTGTCCAAAATTCCCTGAAAAAATATTCACCATGTTCCACGTCACTTCATTCACTAAAAATGGAATGGTGTGTCCTGAAAAAAACGGATTCTCGCTATAAACAAATATAACAAACCATGTAATATAACCTAACTTTATAAGCCCGGACAATAACGGTCGAACTTTAAATAAAGAAAGCACTAGTGCTAAGCCGATAAAAACTAGAAACAACTGACTTAAACCTGTATTGGTTAATTGCATAACTGGTGTTAGCCACTCACGTAATATAAAGAAAATAATGACGTACGCGAAAGCTAGCTCAATAAAATGTTCTAGTGATTTTTTCACGGCTTCATCACCTCCGTGAACAAGTGGTAATAATCTGTTTGGTTTACATGTACGACTTGAATATGTTTATAACGCTTTGTTACATCAGAACGTGCCTGTGTCTCTTGAGATACTACAAAACAAATACAACTTTTCACCGTATTACCTAAAGTATGTAGTAATTCATCTGATATATCACTCGTAACATATAGAAGCGTTGCCACACGCTGAAGGACTTGGGTATCACGCAATTGATATTTGGCATTTTCAACAGGTTTGACACAAGCTAAATGATGCATCACTCGATCTAATTGCTTTTCACCTTGGATGGAAGAAAACACTTTTGTTTTTACACCTGTTGAAACAAAGGAAATATCCCCACGCCCTCGTACAATCGCACTAAGCATTGAAGCGACCAACTCCACCTTCTCTTCAAATAACGGAGAAGGACCTACATCGAGCATTAACATCAATTCCTGTGATTGACGATCTTCAAATTCCTTTGACTGAAGTGTTTGTGTTTTTGCAAAAGACTTCCAATGAATCCACGAAAAGCGGTCACCTGGTACATATTCGCGTAAACCTATAGCCATTGATGTGTCCTTCACAATGGAATAAGGGGTCATCATGGACCCAACATCTAATTTTGTTTGTAATGTAGCATATTTTATATCATGCACTCTCGGATAAACTAGAACGATTTGTTCTTTTTCTACCAAAATGCGCTTCTTTGCCCATCCGAAAAAATCATGGAAGATGATTTGCGCACCTAAATAACGATGCTCACCACGTGACAAGCTTTCAAGTGTGTAACGCCAAGTAAACGTTTTTTTTAAACCAACGAATTTTATGGCGTCTTTCTCTTGAACCTTTGACTTCACTAGCATCTCGCTACCAACAAGTTCTTCCATCAGCATATACGCAAATGGAAAACGCGTTTTTCTTTCTACACTTATTGTCACCTGAACCGATTGTCCGCTTTCTACATGAGAAGGTTCAATTTTGCGCTCTACACTGTATATTTCCTCCCGCACAAGTTGGAATATAAAAGCATACAACAAAAATGGACTTACCGTAAAAAAGACAAACCAGCTGACAAATCCACCTTGAAACATAGCATAACAAAACGTAATAAGTATCAGAAAGCTCACTAATAGAAAATGTTTACTTTTTTCAAAAAGGGCTCGCCATTTCTTCATTGCTCTGCTAACCTCTTCGTCGGTACAGGCGTTTTCGCAATAATACGTTCAATAATTTCTTCTGCTGTTACATCATCATAACGCGCATCTGGCTTGAGCACTAATCGATGGCTAAAGACATAGGGCGCTAAATATTGAACATCGTCCGGTATCACATAGCTGCGACCTTTCATAAATGCATATGCCTGAGATGCTTTCATCAAAGCAATAGTCGCTCGAGGACTAACCCCTAAATACACGTAGCTATTTTCTCTCGTTTGAGAAGCCAGTTCAACCATATAATTTTTAACGGAGTCCTCCACATAAACACCTTGCACAAGTTGCTGTAATTCAATTAATTGTGCGACCGAAAGCACAGCATCAATTTTTTCAATAGACTTGCCATTTTCAGCACGACGCAGTATTTCTACTTCTTGCCCTCTCGTTGGATAGCCCATTTTTATTTTTAGTAAAAAGCGATCTAGCTGCGCCTCTGGTAAAGGATACGTACCCTCGTGTTCGATAGGGTTTTGCGTCGCCATAACGAAAAATGGCTGATTAATCATAAGTGTATTGCCATCAATAGTAACAGACGCCTCCTCCATCGCTTCAAGTAATGCCGATTGTGTTTTCGGTGACGTTCTATTAATTTCATCAGCCAAAACTACATCGCCCATAATCGGCCCTGGACGAAATTCAAATTCCATTGTTTTTGGGTTATAGATTGAAACGCCTACAACGTCTGAGGGCAGTAAATCGGGAGTAAATTGAATACGTTTGAATTGGGCATCGAAGGATTTAGCAAGCGCACGTACCATCATGGTCTTACCAACTCCTGGCACATCCTCAAGTAATACGTGTCCCCTTGCAAGCAAGGCTACAATGCTAAGTTCTGCTACCTCTCTCTTTCCTATCATTACTTTCTCTATATTTTCTAATACCATTTGGATTTGTAAATTCATAAAACAAAAAACCTCCCATTTTCGCTAACTAATTATTTGAATTGCACGATAATTTAGTTCAAGCATATCGAAAACTGTTTCGTAACACAATTAATGTGCCATTATCCAGTTAAAATCATAAATTAACATATTTTATATGCCTCTATAAAAAGAGGTTTGTTTGATGTTTCTTATCAAACAAACCTACCTAATAGTATAACGTTTCATTTACAAAAATGTTACAGATTTAATTTTTTCAACCATAAACTCTCTAGTGTAGCAACATTTTCATTTCTCAAAATTTCTTTTAAGTCTCCTGAAAGTAATATATTCCCTTCATGTAACACTAACACATCGTCCGCTACTTCCTCTACAAATCCTAGTAAATGTGTAGAAAATATCACTGTATTGCCCATTTCCTTTTGTTCCAGCATCATTTTTTTCAGCTCTGCAATCCAAAATGGGTCTAGTCCATTCGTTGGTTCATCTAAAATAAGGAGCGACCCCGCACCTAGTAAACTTTGTGCAAGATTTAACCGTTGCCGCATTCCCTTCGAAAACTGTTGAACCCTTTGCTTTCTAACGTCCCACAAGCCAACACGTTTCAATACTTGCTCTTGCTCTTTTTTATCTATTCTTTTCAAAGAGGACAGTAACTGCAAAACTTCTGCTGCCGTTAACATTGAGGGAAAATCTACATCATCTGGCATATAACGAATCGCCTGACTCTCCTGCCATTTCAGCTCCCCTGACATCGGTTTCTCCTGTCCAGTTAACAGGCGAATAAGCGTACTTTTCCCTGCTCCATTACCACCTGCTAACGCTAAAATACGCCCTTTTTGCACAGTAAAGGATACGTCTTTAAGCCCTCTATTATTTTCATAGACATTCGATAGATGATTCGCCTCTAGTAACACTACCGCTTCTCCCCTTTCTTTAGTCTCCTTGCAGTAAAGGCAAGCGGTAAAGCTACCCACAAACATGTTACCAATCCATATACCACATAGCCCAATGGTGATGCATAAAATGCTGTCACACTATAAAAAGATGGACCAAGCACACTGGCCTGTTTTGTAAATATAAAGTAACCAAAGCGCAACCATTCTACAGGATTAATATGCATAACAATAATCGTTAGCTTTTGTAAAAGATGCCCTGCAACTACTGTGCCAATTGCCATTAAGGCATACGACAGAAGCAATAAGAAAAATGACCATAAAACTAACGACAGCGATAGCGCAAATAATCTCGTTTTCGCTACCGCCCCAATAGCTAGCGCTAAGGAAGTAAAAATAGCAATGCATAATAATGTTAGACTTATAAAAATAAACGGCAAACGTACGCCACCAAGTAATCCGCCAAGTGCTAAAACAACACCAAACGCCACCATCACGATTAATAAAAAGGCAATAACAGTAGCTAAATACTTTCCAAAAATATATTGTTTACGCGTCATCGGATAAGTTTTTAATAAAGAAAACCACCCTGTCTCTATATCACCAGCAATACTCATACTGCCAATTGTCAAAATAAATAGAGGCAATAAAAATAAAAGGACATTTAAAAACGAAGCGGTTTGACGAGTAAAACCTTCTACATCAGGCAGTGCCATTTGCTGGATAACTATAATCGATGTAAAAACAAAAGTGAAGAGTAAGCCAACTAATTGCATCCACCGACTGCGCAACATTTGTTTCAATTCAAGTTTGATGAGCATGCTGTACATCACTGATGAATCCCCCAATTAAAATCGCTTAAATCCTCATAAGTAAGCACTTGTCCCTTACCTTCAGTAGCCATCCACGATTGCGCAGCTTCTTGCGTTTCGAAAGCAAGTACACCATAATTCATCGGCGTCCAATAATCTTTGTTGTAGACAAACGTCGCCTTCGAAACATCAATCCATTTATTCTCTTTTGCATCCTTAATGAATGCAGCTCCAACCTCTTCGTCCCCATTTGTCGCAATATACTCAATTAAACACCCAATATCATCAAACATTTCATAGTCACCATTTTTCAAGGCAATTTGTCCGGCATACTCGTTATGCACAATTGACATATTACAAACTTTACAAACATCGGTTTCATTGACAATGTCACGTGGTTTAAACGTTTTTTCGCTACACCCTACAGCCAGTAAACAACTAACGCAAATTATTAGTATCCACTTTTTCATTCCATCAAACCTCTTTTCCATAGCCATACACTACTTAAAATAAAAAATAGACCTAGCAAAAACTGTGCTATATCCATATCTGCTTTTTTTACACTTTGGTCTTTCACCAGTTTCGGCGTTTCATCAACAAGCACCGTCCTCGCACTTTTATTGATTTGCTGATCCAGTGAAGTTAGTAAAACAACACTTGGTGACGCTACAAAATATTGATACACTGGCTGTCTGACCATCCATTGTCCAAAGCTAGATACAGCGACATATGGAACATCGCCAGTACCGTCATTTTTTAAATCCGTTCCAACATAATCATCATAATAATTACTCGCTAACTGAAAGCCTTGTTGATCGGAGCGAGCGGTTAATATATTGCCAGTA
This DNA window, taken from Lysinibacillus sp. FSL M8-0337, encodes the following:
- a CDS encoding MOSC domain-containing protein, with product MEKSIATIHTLAVGMPKELNYSNGRSMITGIEKQEVQEVYLGKSGFEGDDVADKKHHGGPDRAVCLYPAEHYIQWEQELGKKLPTATFGENLTVTNMLEADVCIGDTYKIGNAVIQITQGRIPCSTIDRYAKADILLKRLIETGYTGYLARVLIEGTISADSTIELIERHPAGISVLYCNEVYYKNNDVGAMKNIQAVDALALDWQQKLGKKIQSLQSRVGK
- the guaA gene encoding glutamine-hydrolyzing GMP synthase, which encodes MSASPLLKEQEKIVVLDFGSQFNQLITRRIREFGVFSELHPHTITADEIKDMNAAGIIFSGGPNSVYDDNAFHVDPAIFELGLPILGICYGMQLMAHTQGGKVEGAETREYGKAEVQVTAANKLFGDLPTEQIVWMSHGDHVTEVPAGFEIIATSASCPIAAMANAERKLYAVQFHPEVRHSVYGNDLLRQFVFDICGAKGDWSMANFIEIEIAKIREIVGDKKVLCALSGGVDSSVVAVLIHKAIGDQLTCMFVDHNLNRKGEVEQVMKTFTEDFDMNLIKIDARQRFMDKLAGVSDPEKKRKIIGNEFIYVFDEEASKLEGMDFLAQGTLYTDIIESGTSTAQTIKSHHNVGGLPEDMQFKLIEPLKTLFKDEVRALGLELGLDEKIVWRQPFPGPGLGIRVLGEVTEEKLEIVRESDFILREEIAKAGLDRDIWQYFTVLPDIRSVGVMGDARTYDYAIGIRAVTSIDGMTSDWARIPWDVLEKISVRLVNEVKHVNRVLYDITSKPPATIEWE
- a CDS encoding transglutaminaseTgpA domain-containing protein translates to MKKSLEHFIELAFAYVIIFFILREWLTPVMQLTNTGLSQLFLVFIGLALVLSLFKVRPLLSGLIKLGYITWFVIFVYSENPFFSGHTIPFLVNEVTWNMVNIFSGNFGQVSDAFRTVLFLALIWMLIYLIHHWITVHHNIFYFFVLTVFFIATLDTFSEYNGKLAIIKVIVLGLIMTGVLFLKRLRLQLDAPSDMLRKWKIVLPMLISVALVSMVAFYLPKAGPTWADPVPFIKSVTGQDGVGDGQRTVGYSDDDSRLGGPYKGDNTLIFTATSRDRHYWRIDTKDTYTSKGWVLSGEYMGEAVFENDTPIYTSLQVGPRENERQIQMDMAVPMPFLIQTYGMLSVSAEDPTLYIQDGQTEKIVTKQPSGELVTTDNGSNKLLSNYTITYSEPNYSLQQLQMSEPAMLETLDPSYNRFLQLPDTLPQRVQDLTLDITRDKASVYEKIKAVEGYFSKGNYRYDKKAAAIPAEKQDYVDQFLFDTKVGYCDNFSTSMVVMLRSIGIPARWVKGFAPGDAGALSNGLREYKVTNDNAHSWVEAYVPGTGWIEFEPTIGFSGTVNIDYDLQQNQPQQEEVLQPEEKPAQQQKKEQPTEQTANNSAFSLDRVWAWVKSLKYVWFTLMALLIIIGVALFVQRKTWIPKMQVRVYRKKEADWSSFDASYQALTKQLGRIGLKRKHGETLRAFAERVDASLETEEMQKLTAVYEQHIYGKNAQDVDFVKLRESWEYLINRTIG
- a CDS encoding DUF58 domain-containing protein; translated protein: MKKWRALFEKSKHFLLVSFLILITFCYAMFQGGFVSWFVFFTVSPFLLYAFIFQLVREEIYSVERKIEPSHVESGQSVQVTISVERKTRFPFAYMLMEELVGSEMLVKSKVQEKDAIKFVGLKKTFTWRYTLESLSRGEHRYLGAQIIFHDFFGWAKKRILVEKEQIVLVYPRVHDIKYATLQTKLDVGSMMTPYSIVKDTSMAIGLREYVPGDRFSWIHWKSFAKTQTLQSKEFEDRQSQELMLMLDVGPSPLFEEKVELVASMLSAIVRGRGDISFVSTGVKTKVFSSIQGEKQLDRVMHHLACVKPVENAKYQLRDTQVLQRVATLLYVTSDISDELLHTLGNTVKSCICFVVSQETQARSDVTKRYKHIQVVHVNQTDYYHLFTEVMKP
- a CDS encoding MoxR family ATPase, which codes for MNLQIQMVLENIEKVMIGKREVAELSIVALLARGHVLLEDVPGVGKTMMVRALAKSFDAQFKRIQFTPDLLPSDVVGVSIYNPKTMEFEFRPGPIMGDVVLADEINRTSPKTQSALLEAMEEASVTIDGNTLMINQPFFVMATQNPIEHEGTYPLPEAQLDRFLLKIKMGYPTRGQEVEILRRAENGKSIEKIDAVLSVAQLIELQQLVQGVYVEDSVKNYMVELASQTRENSYVYLGVSPRATIALMKASQAYAFMKGRSYVIPDDVQYLAPYVFSHRLVLKPDARYDDVTAEEIIERIIAKTPVPTKRLAEQ
- a CDS encoding ABC transporter ATP-binding protein — protein: MLLEANHLSNVYENNRGLKDVSFTVQKGRILALAGGNGAGKSTLIRLLTGQEKPMSGELKWQESQAIRYMPDDVDFPSMLTAAEVLQLLSSLKRIDKKEQEQVLKRVGLWDVRKQRVQQFSKGMRQRLNLAQSLLGAGSLLILDEPTNGLDPFWIAELKKMMLEQKEMGNTVIFSTHLLGFVEEVADDVLVLHEGNILLSGDLKEILRNENVATLESLWLKKLNL
- a CDS encoding ABC transporter permease subunit, coding for MYSMLIKLELKQMLRSRWMQLVGLLFTFVFTSIIVIQQMALPDVEGFTRQTASFLNVLLFLLPLFILTIGSMSIAGDIETGWFSLLKTYPMTRKQYIFGKYLATVIAFLLIVMVAFGVVLALGGLLGGVRLPFIFISLTLLCIAIFTSLALAIGAVAKTRLFALSLSLVLWSFFLLLLSYALMAIGTVVAGHLLQKLTIIVMHINPVEWLRFGYFIFTKQASVLGPSFYSVTAFYASPLGYVVYGLVTCLWVALPLAFTARRLKKGEKR
- a CDS encoding nitrous oxide reductase accessory protein NosL; translation: MKKWILIICVSCLLAVGCSEKTFKPRDIVNETDVCKVCNMSIVHNEYAGQIALKNGDYEMFDDIGCLIEYIATNGDEEVGAAFIKDAKENKWIDVSKATFVYNKDYWTPMNYGVLAFETQEAAQSWMATEGKGQVLTYEDLSDFNWGIHQ